A genomic window from Streptomyces sp. NBC_00234 includes:
- a CDS encoding alpha/beta fold hydrolase, which yields MSGADTSIHVEEAGDRGPLLLCLHGIGSSSAAFAPQLAELSSYVRVVAWDAPGYAKSADPQEPLTLDDFADAAAALIRERATTAHVLGVSWGGVIALRLATRHPELVASLIVADSSPGSGTDEEKARGMRARATDLAELGPRAFAEARGPRLVSPDAPDHLVRTVVENMAASVRLPGYAYAAESMACADLRPELSSIAAPTLVLCGEQDRVTGIEASQAIAGAIHKTAYVIVKDAGHLANQEQPGHVNAWILSHLRITASIPE from the coding sequence GTGAGCGGCGCCGACACCTCGATCCACGTCGAGGAGGCCGGTGACCGGGGCCCCCTGCTGCTGTGCCTCCACGGCATCGGCTCCTCCTCGGCCGCCTTCGCCCCGCAGCTCGCCGAACTCTCCTCGTACGTAAGGGTCGTGGCCTGGGACGCGCCGGGATACGCCAAGTCGGCCGACCCCCAGGAGCCGCTCACCCTCGACGACTTCGCGGACGCGGCAGCCGCCCTCATCCGCGAGCGTGCCACGACCGCGCACGTCCTCGGCGTCTCCTGGGGCGGGGTGATCGCGCTGCGGCTCGCCACCAGGCACCCGGAGCTCGTCGCCTCGCTGATCGTCGCCGACTCCAGCCCCGGCTCGGGCACGGACGAGGAGAAGGCGCGGGGCATGCGGGCCCGCGCCACCGATCTGGCCGAGCTCGGCCCGCGCGCCTTCGCCGAAGCCCGAGGCCCCCGCCTGGTCTCACCGGACGCACCGGACCACCTGGTGCGCACCGTCGTGGAGAACATGGCCGCGTCGGTACGGCTGCCTGGTTACGCGTACGCCGCCGAGTCCATGGCCTGCGCCGACCTGCGTCCCGAACTCTCCTCGATCGCCGCGCCCACCCTCGTGCTCTGCGGCGAACAGGACCGGGTCACCGGCATCGAGGCGAGCCAGGCCATCGCCGGGGCCATCCACAAGACCGCCTACGTGATCGTCAAGGACGCCGGTCACCTGGCCAATCAGGAGCAGCCCGGGCACGTCAACGCCTGGATCCTCTCCCACCTCCGCATCACCGCCTCCATCCCCGAGTAG
- a CDS encoding SDR family oxidoreductase, whose product MADQPPADVRTVVVTGAGRGLGLAMARRAGTDGFRVVVAELERERGERAAAELCAEGIDAHFVRCDVADPASVDALAATVRELGPLYGLVNNAALANGVGGKEFQDLDVEVWDRLMAVNARSPWLVSKALYPLFAAPGRIVNIASDAALYGSPRLAHYIASKGAVIALTRAMARELGDKGITVNAVAPGLTECEATETVPAERHDLYRLNRAISRPQQPDDLTGIVSFLLAEESRYLTGQVIAVNGGFTMN is encoded by the coding sequence GTGGCTGACCAGCCCCCGGCCGACGTACGCACCGTCGTCGTCACCGGTGCGGGCCGTGGCCTCGGACTGGCCATGGCCCGCCGGGCAGGCACCGACGGCTTCCGGGTCGTCGTCGCCGAACTGGAGCGGGAACGGGGGGAGCGCGCCGCGGCGGAACTGTGCGCGGAGGGCATCGACGCCCACTTCGTACGCTGCGACGTCGCCGACCCCGCTTCGGTGGACGCCCTGGCGGCCACCGTGCGTGAACTGGGACCGCTGTACGGCCTGGTCAACAACGCGGCCCTCGCCAACGGCGTCGGCGGCAAGGAGTTCCAGGACCTCGACGTCGAGGTGTGGGACCGGCTGATGGCGGTCAACGCCCGCAGCCCCTGGCTGGTCTCGAAGGCCCTGTACCCGCTCTTCGCGGCACCCGGCCGGATCGTCAACATCGCCTCGGACGCCGCCCTGTACGGCTCCCCGCGCCTCGCCCACTACATCGCCTCCAAGGGGGCGGTCATCGCCCTCACCCGGGCCATGGCGCGCGAGCTCGGCGACAAGGGGATCACCGTGAACGCGGTCGCCCCCGGACTCACCGAGTGCGAGGCGACCGAGACGGTGCCCGCCGAACGCCACGACCTCTACCGCTTGAACCGGGCCATCTCCCGCCCCCAGCAGCCGGACGACCTCACCGGAATCGTCTCCTTTCTGCTGGCCGAGGAATCCCGCTATCTGACCGGACAGGTGATCGCCGTCAACGGCGGCTTCACCATGAACTGA
- a CDS encoding cupin domain-containing protein, producing the protein MPLTTTAYDNGDDLSAYTDSLIATKASRVADFDTLSFQEKAGAQFRRGQIRYVGSGATGNHESDSRILSSGGFTFSNMLLPPGAEGPAHTHHDVEEAFFVLEGEVKVGIHRGPDEVEFRTLGYRDMIVVPAGVTRSLKNEGDTDALFCVVIGTQKPQVPTYPEYSPMHGVTRG; encoded by the coding sequence ATGCCTCTGACCACCACCGCGTACGACAACGGCGACGACCTGTCCGCGTACACCGACTCCCTCATCGCGACCAAGGCGTCGCGGGTGGCCGACTTCGACACGCTCTCCTTCCAGGAGAAGGCCGGCGCGCAGTTCCGCCGCGGCCAGATCCGGTACGTCGGTTCGGGCGCCACCGGCAACCACGAGAGCGACAGCCGCATCCTCTCGTCCGGCGGGTTCACCTTCTCCAACATGCTGCTGCCGCCCGGCGCCGAGGGCCCGGCCCACACCCACCACGACGTCGAGGAAGCCTTCTTCGTGCTGGAGGGCGAGGTCAAGGTCGGCATCCACCGCGGCCCCGACGAGGTCGAGTTCCGCACCCTGGGCTACCGCGACATGATCGTCGTCCCGGCCGGAGTGACCCGCTCCCTCAAGAACGAGGGCGACACCGACGCCCTGTTCTGCGTCGTCATCGGGACGCAGAAGCCGCAGGTCCCGACCTACCCCGAATACTCGCCGATGCACGGCGTCACCCGTGGCTGA